A single genomic interval of Streptomyces sp. BA2 harbors:
- a CDS encoding DLW-39 family protein has product MKKLLLVALAAIGGLLVYRQIQADRAEQDLWTEATDSVPTGS; this is encoded by the coding sequence GTGAAGAAGCTTCTCCTGGTCGCACTGGCCGCCATCGGCGGGCTCCTCGTGTACCGCCAGATCCAGGCGGATCGCGCCGAGCAGGATCTGTGGACGGAGGCGACTGACTCCGTGCCCACGGGTTCGTGA